The following is a genomic window from Hymenobacter chitinivorans DSM 11115.
GCAGATGCACCGAGCGGCGCGTGCTGCTGTTCACCAAGCCGGGTTTGTCGCGGGTGTTGTGGTAGTTGCGCACCAGCTCTTCGGCGGGCAGCTCGGCGGCGGGTACCTCTTGCTCAAACCGCACAAAACCCATCTGCTCCAGCGTCGGCCGCGGCGCAGCGTCGGGCAGTTGCGCCAGGTTAGCATTGGTAAACAATTCCCGGGAAGGAAACGGCGCCAGATGCTCGTCGCGCAGGGCCGCCAGCCAGGCTTTGCTGTAGGCCCCAAAGACCTTCGGCGGCGTCCCGGACTTGCTCAGGATTTCATTCTTGGCGAAAATTACCTGGTCCTTATACGCCTTGAAGTCGGTGCCGCCAGCCCGGAGCAGCTCCGCCACGGCCCCGTCGCGCACGGCGGCGTAGGGCTCGTAGTCCTCATTGGTGTATACAGCCGCCACGTCATAGTGCTGCGTCAGCTGGGCAAAGACCTCCAGCGGCTTGCCGTAAAAGGCCAGAAACGTACCGCCGGCCTGCTCGGTCTGCCCAGCCAGGCGTTCTACTTCGTCGTAAATAAACGTGACGCGGGCGTCGCGGCGGCCAGGCAGCAAATCCAGGATTTCCCGGTCGTAGATAAACAGCGGCACCACCGGATGGCCACTTTGCAAAGCCGCCGTCAGGCCCGCATTGTCGTGCTGCCGTAAGTCGCGCCGGTGCCAGAACAGAACGATTTTCATACAGTTGTCAATTGCTAGTTGGTAGTTGTTGGTTGTCAGTTGTCAGAACGAACTAACAACTGACAACCAACAACTACCAACTAAAAACACTACTTCAGCCGGCCCATTCCGCCGTCCACGGGCATTACCTGCCCGGTGATAAAGCCGCTGTGGTCGGAAAGCAGGAACGACGCCATGTAGGCCAGGTCCTCGGGCTGTCCGATGCGCTGCAGCGGGTGGCGCTTGGCCCCGGCTTCAAGCTTCTCGGGTGAGTTGAGCAGGGGCGCGGCCAGGGGCGTGTTGGTCAGGGACGGGGCAATGGCGTTGACGCGGACGTTGCTGGCGGCATACTCGGCGGCCAGGGCCCGGGTGAGGCCTTCCACGGCGGCTTTGGCCGTGGCAATGCTGGTATGAAAGCTCATGCCGGTGGTGGCGGCCACGGTGCTAAAGAGTACCACCGAGGCGCCTTCGGCCTTTTTGAGCTTCTTCATCGTGGCCTGCAGGATTTGCACCGCGCCCAGCACGTTCAGCTCGAAGTCAGCGCGGAAGTCGTCCAGCGGAATTCGCTCGAAGGGCCGCAGCTTGATGCTGCCGGGGCAATAGACTACGCCGTGCAAGGTTTCGGGCAGCTGGGCCAGTAGCTCGGCCGGCAGGGGCTGGGTGGCGTCGGCTTCCAGATGAGTGGTGTTCAGCGCGGCCAGCTCGGGCGAAAGGTGGCGGGAAATGGTAAAGAGCTTGGCTTCAAGGGAGTGCAGCAGGTGGGCCGTGGCCAGGCCAATGCCCGAGGAAGCGCCGACGAGCAGAATGTTCTTCTCTGAAAAATTCATGGGTGGAGTAATGCCGAGGTTGTGCTACTGACAACTGAGCCGGCTGCCCAAGGTTTATATCTTGTAACCTTAATGCCCAGAATAACGAATGTTTGTTTGCGAATTGCAGCAGTTAGCAAAAATTCGCTGCAGAATTCTAGGGTTTACCTGCCTTTTTCCTAGCTTTCCGTCCGCAACGCTCTTTCCACTGCCAAATCCGTCTACCGTCGTCTATGAACATCCGCAAACTGCTGGTCGCCAACCGGGGCGAAATTGCCATCCGCGTATTACGGGCCGCCACCGAGCTGGGCATTCCCACCGTGGCCATCTACACCTACGAGGACCGCTACTCGCTGCACCGCTACAAAGCCGATGAAGCCTACCAGATTGGCCGCGACGACGACCCGCTGAAGCCGTATCTGGACATTGAAGGTATTTTGCGCGTAGCCAAGGCCAACGGCGTGGATGCCATTCACCCCGGCTACGGCTTCCTGTCGGAAAACGCGACGCTGGCCCGGCGCTGCGGGGAGGAAGGCATCATCTTCGTCGGCCCCCGCCCGGAAGTCATGGAAGCCCTCGGCGACAAAGTAGCCGCCAAAAAAGTGGCCGTGCAGTGCCAGGTACCCATCATCGAAAGCAGCATCGAGGACCTCAACGACTTCGAAACGGCCCAGCGCGAAGCCAGCCGCATCGGCTACCCGGTGATGTTGAAAGCGGCCAGTGGGGGCGGGGGCCGGGGCATGCGCGTCATCCGCGACGATGAGCAGCTGGAGCGCGGCTTCTTCGAGGCCCGCAACGAGGCCCTGAAAGCCTTCGGCGACGACACGGTGTTTCTGGAGAAGTTTGTCGAGAACCCCAAGCACATCGAAGTGCAGCTCGTGGCCGATACCCACGGCAACATCGTGCACCTCTACGAGCGGGACTGCTCGGTGCAGCGCCGCTACCAGAAAGTGGTGGAAGTGGCGCCTTCGCTGAATTTGCCCGACCACATGCGCCACTTATTATATGAGTACGCGCTGCGCCTGGGCCGGGCCGTGAACTACAACAACGTAGGCACCGTCGAATTTCTGGTGAACCCCGAAATGGACCGGATTTACTTTATCGAGGTGAATCCGCGCATCCAGGTGGAGCACACCGTGACGGAAATGATTACCGGCATCGACCTGATTAAAACCCAGATCTACATTGCCGACGGCGCCCGGCTCTCCGACCCCGAAATCGGGCTGGAAGTGGGAGGGAAGCCGATGAAAAACGGCTACGCCATTCAGTGCCGCATTACCACCGAAGACCCCGAAAACGACTTCAAGCCCGATTACGGCACCATCGTGGCCTACCGCTCGGCCGGCGGCTTCGGCATCCGCCTCGACCAGGGTTCGGTGTACCAGGGCGCCAAGATTTCGCCGTTTTTCGACTCACTGCTGGTGAAAGTGTCGGCCCATGCGCCCACGCTGGAAGGGGCCGCCTCCAAGATGGCCCGGACCCTGGACGAGTTCCGCATCCGCGGGGTGCGCACCAACATCCAGTTTCTGCAGAATATCATTGCCAACCCGACTTTCGTGAGCGGGCAGGCCAACGTGGACTTTATCAAGGACCACCAGGAGCTCTTCAAGTTCAAGCCCCGACAGGACCGCGGCACCAAAATCCTGGGTTTCGTCGGCGACATCATCGTCAACGGCAACCCCGACGTGAAGGGACTCATAGACCCCAAAAAGGAACTGCGCAAGCCCATTCTGCCCCGGTTCGACCAGGACGCGGCCTACCAGCCCGGCACCAAGAACAAGCTCACCGAGCTGGGCCCCGAAGGCTTTGCCCAGTGGCTGCGCCAGGACCCGCTGGTGCACTACACCGACACCACCTTCCGCGACGCCCACCAAAGCCTGCTGGCCACCCGCATGCGCACCTTCGACATGCTGAAAGTGGCGGAGCGCTACGCCAAAATGCACCCCCAGACGTTTTCGATGGAAGTCTGGGGTGGCGCTACCTTCGACGTGGCCCTGCGCTTTTTGCACGAAGACCCCTGGGAGCGGCTGGCCAAAATCCGGGAGGCCGTGCCCAATATCTTGCTCCAGATGCTGATTCGCGGGGCCAACGGGGTGGGCTACAAGGCCTATCCGGACAACCTGACCGAGCGGTTTGTGCAGCAGGCTTGGGAAACCGGCGTCGACGTGTTCCGCATCTTCGACTCGCTCAACTGGATGCCGGGCATGGAGTCCTGCATCAACTTCGTGCGCAAGAAAACCAAGGGCTTAGCCGAAGCCAGCATCTGCTACACGGGCGACATTCTGGACCCCAAGCGCAACCAGAAATACTCGCTCGACTACTACCTGCGCCTAGCCAAGCAAATCGAAGACGCCGGCGCCCACATCCTCTGCATCAAGGATATGGCCGGCCTGCTCAAGCCCTACGCCGCTACTGAGCTCATCACGGCCCTGCGCGACACGGTCAAGATTCCGATTCACCTGCACACCCACGACACCTCGTCGTTGCAGCCCGCCACCTACCTCAAGGCCGTGGAAGCCGGTGTCGACGTCATCGACGTGGCCATGGGCTCCTTGTCGGGCCTGACTTCGCAGCCCAACTTCAACTCGGTGGTGGAAATGTTCCGCGGCACGCCCCGGCACCGGGAGTTCGACCAGGACAGCCTCAACGACTTCTCCAACTACTGGGAAACCGTGCGCGAGTACTACTATCCGTTCGAGTCGGGCCTGAAGGCCGGCACCTCAGAAGTATTCCAGCACGAAATTCCCGGCGGGCAGTACTCCAACCTGCGCCCCCAGGCCGCCGCCCTGGGCCTCGGCGACAAGTTCGAGCAGGTGAAAAAGACCTTTGCTGAGGTCAACGAGCTGTTCGGCGACATCGTCAAGGTGACGCCCTCCTCGAAAGTCGTCGGCGACATGGCCCTGTTCATGGTGTCCAATAACCTGACCACGACCGACGTGCTCGAAAAAGGCCATTCGCTGAGCTTCCCCGAGTCGGTGCAAAGCCTGTTCCGCGGCGACATTGGGCAGCCCGAGGGCGGCTGGCCTCGGGAATTGCAAAAGCTGATTCTCAAGGACGAAAAGCCGTTTACTGACCGGCCCAACGAGCATCTCAAGCCCATCGACTTCAAGAAGGAGTGGAAGAAGTTCGAGGAGAAGTTCGGCGAAGGCGTCAAGTTCACCGACCTGCTGAGCTACCTGCTCTACCCCAAGGTGTTCGAGCAATACTGGGCCCACTTCCAGCAGTACGGCGACGTATCGTTGGTGCCCACCCGGGTGTTTTTCTACGGCCTCAAGCCCGGTCAGGAAACCATCATCGACATTGCCCGCGGCAAGTCGGTCATTGTCAAGCTTCGTTCAATAGGCGAGGTCAACGACGACGGCTGCCGCACGGTGTTCTTCTCCTTCAACGGGCAGACCCGCAACCTGGAAGTGCGCGACAAGTCGGTGGAAGTCAAGACGGTGCGCAACCAGAAGATTGACAAGGCCAACCCCCGCCAGGTAGGCGCTCCACTGCAGGGCATGCTTTCTAAAGTGCTGGTCGAAAGCGGGCAGCAGGTCAAACGCAACACCCCGCTCTTCATCATCGAGGCCATGAAGATGGAAACCACCATCACCGCCCCCGACGATACCACCGTGCAGGGCGTGCAGCTCCCCGAGGGCACCCTGGTCAACGCTGACGACTTGGTGCTGACTCTGGCCTAGCCAATGGTCCTGACCTGAAAAAAAGCCGGTTTGCAGCAGCAAACCGGCTTTTTCGTGTTGTTAAATAAGCTGGGTTAATGCAGATACACTGCGTGCAGCACGGCCTGGGGCTGGCTGGCTTCAGCACTGTACAGGCGCAGGGTGTCGCCGCTAATCTGGTAGGTGCGGGTAGCGGCTAACGCGGCCAGAAAATCTTTTTCCGTAGCGTTATCCTGCTCCGAGAGGCAAGCCATGCGGGTGCTCAGCAGCGGGCCAAATTGCAGTTGACCGGCTTGAGCTCCTGTGAAGGTGCCCCGAAACCGGTTGCAGCCCGCGTTGCCCTCAGCCCGCTGCTCGTCGTTGCGGAGCAGCAAATACGCCTCGCCGTTGGTCGGAGTCAGTATGGCACGATTCTGTAGTGAGCGTAGTACCCAGCGGGTGTTGCGCAGTTCGGCCGTCGGTATAGTCGCCTCAGCAGCCTGGCTCAGGGGCGCTGGCGCCGAGGCCCGGCAACCAGTCAGCAACGAAATCAGAATTGCACTGGATAGGGGCAATAGTCGCTTAATCATGTTCGAAAACGAAATAAACGGTTCGAAAACCGTGAAAATGGTAGAAAAAATGCCAAAAAGCCGCCAAGCATTCCGGGATGAGTTGCCAAAAGGCTTAATTTGCGTTATGCAAAAATTCCCTCCCATCGTCTTATTTCTCGCTCTGCTTTCGGTTCCACTTATTGCGCAAAAAAAGCCAGCCTCGACAACTACCACGCCAGGAGTTGCCGCTGCGACGGTAGAACGGGTGGCCCGGGCGCTGGCCGATGACGACATGCAGGGGCGGGCTTCCACCCAGGCAGGCGGCCTGAAAGCCGCCCAGTTTCTGGCCGCCGAGTTCCAGCGCCTTGGTCTGGAGTCGTTACCGGGCGTGAAGGGCTACGAGCAAGTGTTTCCGGTGTACGAAGCCAAAACGGCCGCCCTCTACGTGACTATCAACGGCACCAACGTGCCAGCCGATAAAACCCTGCTCATCTCGGGGCAGCCCCAGCTCAACTGGACCAGCGAGGACGACCCCGCCGCCCGCGTCATGGTAATTAGCGCCCAAGCCATGCCCCGGCAGGTATTTCAGCAGATTCTGCAGCCCACCGAAAACCTGATTGTAATTCTGGATCCGGCCCGGGCCGAAGATTTTCAGCGCCTGGTCAACTACACCAAGCGCGGCCGACTCTCGGCCGACAAGCCCGGCCCGTACTCCTGCGTAGTGGCCCTGATGACGACCCCGAATGCCGGCATCAAGTTTCGCGTGGCCGCTAACACTACCGTGCGCCCCATTGAGATTCGCAACGTGGTGGGCGTGCTGCCGGGCAAAGACAAGGACCGGACCGCCGAAATGGTGGTTTTCTCCTCCCACTACGACCATCTGGGGCTGATTGAGCCCGTGGCCGGCGACAATATTGCCAATGGCGCCGACGACGACGCTAGTGGTACGACGGCCGTGGTGGCCCTGGCTGAGTATTTTAAGAAGAAGAACGACAACGCCCGCACCCTGGTTTTTGCCGCTTTCACGGCCGAGGAAATTGGGGGCTTTGGTTCCCAGTACTTCTCCCGCCAGCTCGACGCCAAGCAGATTACGGCCATGTTCAACATCGAAATGATTGGCAAGCAGGCCAAGTTCGGTCCAAACACGGCCTTCATTACCGGCTTCGATAAGTCGGACTTCGGCAAGCTGCTGCAGCGCAACCTCACCGGCACGCCCTTCCGCTTCGAGCCCGACCCGTACCCCGAGCAAAACCTGTTTTACCGCTCCGACAACGCTACCCTGGCCCGCCTGGGCGTACCGGCCCACACCATCAGCACCGACCAGATTCCGACCGATAAGCGCTACCACACCGTCGACGACGAAATTGAAAGTTTGGACCTGCCCAATATGACGGCCGTCATTACCGCCATTGCCCGCAGCTCGGCCGGCATCGTGTCGGGCCAGCAGACGCCCACCCGCATCAACCCCGAAGCCGTGGGGCAGCGGCCCTAAGCGCGGCCGGCCCCCAAAGCAGAAGCCCTGACCAACAACTGCTGGTCAGGGCTTCTGCTTTAGAGAGGCATACGGGCTAAGTCGTTTTTTTCAAGCGGTTACGGCAACGGCAGGCTACAGCTTGCGGATGGAAATAATAGTAGCTGGTAGCTCCCGGGGAGCAGGCGGCCCGGCCGTGCGCGTGAGCTGCTCCAACGCCTGGAGGCGGTCGGCTTGCTGGTTGTGCTGCTCCACGAGCTGGGCGTAGGCGTCGGTAAGCAGCTTTATTTGCTCCTTCAACTCGCTGACCTCCAGCGCGCCGGCATACCGTGGATCCGGCTGCTCCGGGTCGCTCAAACCACGGGCCGGCCGGTAGTGGCCGTTGCTGTCCGGCGCAATCTGGGCCTGCGCAGGGGCTGAAGTCAGGACGAGGAGAAAAAAGCCGAAAGTGGGAGCGTAGTAGTTTTTCATATAGCAGAAGGAAAATCGTTTGTATAAAACAAGTATAATAAAATCTATTATTAGTACCAAATAATAAGACACAAAGAATTGCTGTCGAGGCTCAGCAATTCTTTGTGTCTTAATAAATAGTATTCGGGGAAAGGCTTAGCGGCCGACCCGTAAGCTCAGGCCGGCGCCTACCGTGGTGCCGCTGTAGGCGCCGGAAAAGGCTTTGCCCGCATTTACGTCCAGGCGCAGGCCCGGCCAGGGCCGCCAGTACAGGCCCGAGGTTACGCCGGGGGCCAGGGTGCTTTGCTGCTGCCAGGTGGCGTAAGTTTCGGCAAAGAACCCGACTGACTTGGTCAACGGGCCGTTCAGGGCCAGCGTCCCCAAGTAGGTGCCCAGTTTGGTATCGGCGGCCTTGAAGCCCCGCTGCCGAAAGCCAAAGTTGGCTTCCAGGCCAAACCGCTCCCCGAGTTGCTGCGACACCAGCAGACGGGCCGCCGGCTCGTACTGGGTCGGCTGCAAAGATGGGTCCCCGTTGCGCAGGGTCATTTCGGCCAGCACCACCACCTGGGAGCGGGCATTGGGCGTGGTCGAGGCCAGAAACTTGGCGCCCACCGTCGTGGCCGTCAAGCCGCTGGGACGCCGCACCTCCGTACTGCCAGGCTCGGTGGCCAGGGCTGGGGGCAGCGGAGCCAGATAACGCTGGGCCACCCGCAACTCAATGTTGTTGAAGAAGCCCACCCGGAGCAGGCCGGTACTCAAACTGCGGCTGGTGGCGCTGCCGGGGCTAAACGGGTCGGGCTGGCTGCTAATGCCGGTTTCGAGCTGAAACTGGCCCGGGTTGAGCATATTGGTGGTAATGGTCTGCCCGGGCCGGTCGGGGCGAATGTTGCGCACAAAGGGCGTGTCTTCGTTGCCGAGGCTGGGGTCAGTGGTCTGGGCCAGGGTGCGGGCGGCGCCACCGAGCAGCAGCGCGGCGGTAGTCAGCAGAGTGGTCTTACGCATGCCCAGTTGACACCCGCCACCGCTTTATCGTTCGAATACGGCTATAAAGCCTCGTTAAAACGCAATTTCTCTTAACAGGTTACAATTATTCCAGCCTTTTGCTTGAAAATGCTCGGCATGCAGCGTATTTTGCGGAGCGAACTACCCGCCCGTTCCGGATCAGGAACGGGCCCGGTGGCTCGCCCCGCGCCTGTTACTCACCCATTTTCTGTTGTTCCGCCTCATGCCCGCCACTGTTCCCTGACTTTCGCCCGGTGCCGGAAAGGCCCCGGCCGCTTACTCGTCTTCGTAGTCGAGGCCGAGCAGCGAGTTCAGGGCCTGCTGGATTTCACTGGCGGCGTGCATCTGGCCCGCTTTGCGGCTGACCTGCAGCCCGCGCCGGTAAACCTTTTCGGCTTCTTCTGGATTTTGTAAGTGCTCCAGCATCTTGCCCGCGTGGTAGTACGTACCCACGTAGTCCGGGTGCTCATCCAGAAGTTTCTGGTAATACTCCATAGCCCGTTGGGGCTCCGTCGTCCGATACTCAGTGGCCAGGGCGTAGATGATGAACGGGTCGTTCGGGTCTTCGTTGTAAAAGGTCAGCAGCTGCTGCAGGCGGGTCGGCGTAGTGTCCATCGGGAGGGAGTTTTCTGTATCTTCGCCCGAAATTAGGGGCTTTCCCGTAGTTTATCTCCCATCCACAAGCAGCCGTAGATGAAGTTTCTCGTTTGCATCAGCAACGTTCCCGACACGACCACCAAAATCACCTTCACGCCCGATAACAAGGAGTTCAACAAGGCCGGGGTGCAGTTCGTGATTAATCCCTGGGACGAATACGCCCTGACCCGCGCCATTGAGCTCAAAGAAGCCCAGGGCAGCGGCACCGTAACCGTCCTCAACGTTGGCGAAGCCGACACCGAGCCCAACATTCGTAAAGCCCTGGCCATCGGCGCCGACGACGCTATCCGCGTCAACGCCGCGCCCACGGACGCCTACTTCGTGGCCCAGCAGATTGCTGCCATTGCCAAAGAAGGCGCCTACGACGTGATTCTGATGGGCAAGGAAAGCATTGACTACAACGGCTTCCAAGTACACGGCATGG
Proteins encoded in this region:
- a CDS encoding cryptochrome/photolyase family protein, giving the protein MKIVLFWHRRDLRQHDNAGLTAALQSGHPVVPLFIYDREILDLLPGRRDARVTFIYDEVERLAGQTEQAGGTFLAFYGKPLEVFAQLTQHYDVAAVYTNEDYEPYAAVRDGAVAELLRAGGTDFKAYKDQVIFAKNEILSKSGTPPKVFGAYSKAWLAALRDEHLAPFPSRELFTNANLAQLPDAAPRPTLEQMGFVRFEQEVPAAELPAEELVRNYHNTRDKPGLVNSSTRRSVHLRFGTLSVRELMRQARELNPKLLNELIWRDFFMMLLWHFPYTATESYDPRLRQVPYRNNEAEFQAWCEGRTGYPLVDAGMRELNQTGYLPNRARIAAAGFLVKHLLIDWRWGDRYFADKLLDYDMAQNVGNWQWMAGTGAVAAPWFRVYSPQSQQEQYDPTFAYVWQWIPEFGTCEYPKPIVEHKFARERAIATFRAAYQARE
- a CDS encoding SDR family NAD(P)-dependent oxidoreductase gives rise to the protein MNFSEKNILLVGASSGIGLATAHLLHSLEAKLFTISRHLSPELAALNTTHLEADATQPLPAELLAQLPETLHGVVYCPGSIKLRPFERIPLDDFRADFELNVLGAVQILQATMKKLKKAEGASVVLFSTVAATTGMSFHTSIATAKAAVEGLTRALAAEYAASNVRVNAIAPSLTNTPLAAPLLNSPEKLEAGAKRHPLQRIGQPEDLAYMASFLLSDHSGFITGQVMPVDGGMGRLK
- a CDS encoding pyruvate carboxylase, producing the protein MNIRKLLVANRGEIAIRVLRAATELGIPTVAIYTYEDRYSLHRYKADEAYQIGRDDDPLKPYLDIEGILRVAKANGVDAIHPGYGFLSENATLARRCGEEGIIFVGPRPEVMEALGDKVAAKKVAVQCQVPIIESSIEDLNDFETAQREASRIGYPVMLKAASGGGGRGMRVIRDDEQLERGFFEARNEALKAFGDDTVFLEKFVENPKHIEVQLVADTHGNIVHLYERDCSVQRRYQKVVEVAPSLNLPDHMRHLLYEYALRLGRAVNYNNVGTVEFLVNPEMDRIYFIEVNPRIQVEHTVTEMITGIDLIKTQIYIADGARLSDPEIGLEVGGKPMKNGYAIQCRITTEDPENDFKPDYGTIVAYRSAGGFGIRLDQGSVYQGAKISPFFDSLLVKVSAHAPTLEGAASKMARTLDEFRIRGVRTNIQFLQNIIANPTFVSGQANVDFIKDHQELFKFKPRQDRGTKILGFVGDIIVNGNPDVKGLIDPKKELRKPILPRFDQDAAYQPGTKNKLTELGPEGFAQWLRQDPLVHYTDTTFRDAHQSLLATRMRTFDMLKVAERYAKMHPQTFSMEVWGGATFDVALRFLHEDPWERLAKIREAVPNILLQMLIRGANGVGYKAYPDNLTERFVQQAWETGVDVFRIFDSLNWMPGMESCINFVRKKTKGLAEASICYTGDILDPKRNQKYSLDYYLRLAKQIEDAGAHILCIKDMAGLLKPYAATELITALRDTVKIPIHLHTHDTSSLQPATYLKAVEAGVDVIDVAMGSLSGLTSQPNFNSVVEMFRGTPRHREFDQDSLNDFSNYWETVREYYYPFESGLKAGTSEVFQHEIPGGQYSNLRPQAAALGLGDKFEQVKKTFAEVNELFGDIVKVTPSSKVVGDMALFMVSNNLTTTDVLEKGHSLSFPESVQSLFRGDIGQPEGGWPRELQKLILKDEKPFTDRPNEHLKPIDFKKEWKKFEEKFGEGVKFTDLLSYLLYPKVFEQYWAHFQQYGDVSLVPTRVFFYGLKPGQETIIDIARGKSVIVKLRSIGEVNDDGCRTVFFSFNGQTRNLEVRDKSVEVKTVRNQKIDKANPRQVGAPLQGMLSKVLVESGQQVKRNTPLFIIEAMKMETTITAPDDTTVQGVQLPEGTLVNADDLVLTLA
- a CDS encoding META domain-containing protein, whose translation is MIKRLLPLSSAILISLLTGCRASAPAPLSQAAEATIPTAELRNTRWVLRSLQNRAILTPTNGEAYLLLRNDEQRAEGNAGCNRFRGTFTGAQAGQLQFGPLLSTRMACLSEQDNATEKDFLAALAATRTYQISGDTLRLYSAEASQPQAVLHAVYLH
- a CDS encoding M20/M25/M40 family metallo-hydrolase, translated to MQKFPPIVLFLALLSVPLIAQKKPASTTTTPGVAAATVERVARALADDDMQGRASTQAGGLKAAQFLAAEFQRLGLESLPGVKGYEQVFPVYEAKTAALYVTINGTNVPADKTLLISGQPQLNWTSEDDPAARVMVISAQAMPRQVFQQILQPTENLIVILDPARAEDFQRLVNYTKRGRLSADKPGPYSCVVALMTTPNAGIKFRVAANTTVRPIEIRNVVGVLPGKDKDRTAEMVVFSSHYDHLGLIEPVAGDNIANGADDDASGTTAVVALAEYFKKKNDNARTLVFAAFTAEEIGGFGSQYFSRQLDAKQITAMFNIEMIGKQAKFGPNTAFITGFDKSDFGKLLQRNLTGTPFRFEPDPYPEQNLFYRSDNATLARLGVPAHTISTDQIPTDKRYHTVDDEIESLDLPNMTAVITAIARSSAGIVSGQQTPTRINPEAVGQRP
- a CDS encoding transporter — protein: MRKTTLLTTAALLLGGAARTLAQTTDPSLGNEDTPFVRNIRPDRPGQTITTNMLNPGQFQLETGISSQPDPFSPGSATSRSLSTGLLRVGFFNNIELRVAQRYLAPLPPALATEPGSTEVRRPSGLTATTVGAKFLASTTPNARSQVVVLAEMTLRNGDPSLQPTQYEPAARLLVSQQLGERFGLEANFGFRQRGFKAADTKLGTYLGTLALNGPLTKSVGFFAETYATWQQQSTLAPGVTSGLYWRPWPGLRLDVNAGKAFSGAYSGTTVGAGLSLRVGR
- a CDS encoding tetratricopeptide repeat protein; protein product: MDTTPTRLQQLLTFYNEDPNDPFIIYALATEYRTTEPQRAMEYYQKLLDEHPDYVGTYYHAGKMLEHLQNPEEAEKVYRRGLQVSRKAGQMHAASEIQQALNSLLGLDYEDE
- a CDS encoding electron transfer flavoprotein subunit beta/FixA family protein, which encodes MKFLVCISNVPDTTTKITFTPDNKEFNKAGVQFVINPWDEYALTRAIELKEAQGSGTVTVLNVGEADTEPNIRKALAIGADDAIRVNAAPTDAYFVAQQIAAIAKEGAYDVILMGKESIDYNGFQVHGMVGELLGIPTVAPAMKLDMSGNTATLEREIEGGKEIVEVNTPFVASCQQPMCEPRIPNMRGIMTARTKPLKVVEPVGEGARTAVAEYALPPKKQGVKLIPAESAGDLIKLLRNEAKVI